A single Methanospirillum lacunae DNA region contains:
- a CDS encoding uroporphyrinogen decarboxylase family protein yields MDGTQIYHEKLSRLENVIYGKEPDRVPITAMMSLFHARYAGYTAKDIYFDYTKNHDAAIKTAKDFDFDSLLILNGLEGTNMSLTFMKNAPELASGARFMLATYHAILNDAYTKWPGSELDDNAHPQFLGKEIMKQDEYDQFIADPADFLNRVALPRTCSALRDPGSPEANAAMLKFGAEIGKAGAAQGALIGELGKMGIPTFPTAWSYAPLDVMSDFLRDIKNIVLDMYRKPDYVKKSADALVPLLTESAKLTGNVPPEVKKALGTNIVECFFPLHLNEYLNPKMYDEFYWPSLKAVLLEVIKMGQTPYILFEGRHDAHLETLLELPKGKVVGVFDKTDPRKVREVLDDQIILVSGPPNSLLIGSNPQKIDDYMKSMLGDCKSGGMMIYPGVDGGISGDARPENVQALIQAVKKYGEY; encoded by the coding sequence ATGGATGGTACTCAAATTTACCATGAAAAACTGAGTCGGTTGGAAAACGTCATTTACGGTAAAGAACCGGACCGGGTTCCAATCACCGCGATGATGTCTCTTTTCCATGCCCGGTATGCAGGGTATACTGCAAAGGATATATACTTTGATTATACCAAGAACCATGATGCTGCGATAAAAACGGCAAAAGATTTTGATTTTGATTCTCTCCTGATATTGAACGGGCTTGAAGGCACCAACATGTCACTGACCTTCATGAAAAATGCCCCAGAACTTGCATCCGGTGCCCGTTTCATGCTTGCTACCTATCATGCTATTTTGAATGATGCCTATACCAAATGGCCTGGTTCAGAGCTCGATGATAATGCCCATCCCCAGTTTCTTGGCAAAGAGATCATGAAACAGGATGAATATGATCAGTTTATTGCGGATCCTGCAGATTTTCTTAATCGCGTTGCATTACCCCGGACTTGTTCAGCTCTTCGCGATCCCGGTTCACCTGAAGCTAACGCTGCGATGCTTAAATTTGGAGCTGAGATCGGGAAGGCCGGGGCTGCACAGGGAGCGCTTATCGGAGAACTTGGGAAGATGGGTATTCCCACCTTCCCAACTGCATGGAGTTATGCACCTCTCGATGTGATGAGCGACTTTCTGCGTGATATAAAAAATATCGTGCTTGACATGTACCGCAAGCCTGATTATGTAAAAAAATCAGCCGATGCACTTGTACCACTGCTCACAGAATCTGCAAAACTTACCGGGAATGTCCCACCTGAAGTAAAAAAGGCCCTTGGAACAAATATTGTTGAATGTTTCTTCCCATTACATCTCAACGAGTACCTTAACCCGAAGATGTACGATGAGTTCTATTGGCCATCCTTGAAAGCAGTCCTTCTGGAAGTTATTAAAATGGGACAGACACCATACATCCTCTTTGAAGGTCGCCACGATGCTCATCTTGAGACTCTGCTTGAACTTCCAAAAGGCAAAGTTGTTGGTGTCTTTGATAAAACAGATCCCCGAAAGGTCAGAGAAGTTCTTGATGACCAAATAATTCTGGTATCAGGTCCACCGAATTCCCTCCTTATTGGAAGCAATCCACAAAAGATCGATGATTATATGAAATCCATGCTTGGTGATTGTAAATCCGGAGGGATGATGATTTATCCGGGAGTTGATGGTGGAATTTCAGGAGATGCAAGACCTGAAAATGTTCAGGCATTAATCCAGGCGGTAAAAAAATACGGGGAGTACTGA
- a CDS encoding endonuclease III domain-containing protein, with translation METKAEHSREVTGEDLCVYYQTLRSSFGERGWWPAEGWFETIVGAVLAQNVSWNGASQAVQALKDEGLLNPKQILSSPQEIIAAHIKSSRYYNQKAERLQIFARFFLDQYNGDIDRMNREDTNTLRRLLLDLKGFGPETVDSILLYACNKPIFVVDAYTRRIGSRIGWFTRDESYQQMQDYFTSRLKPDSALFNDFHAQIVYLGNSICKTRPQCNSCPLRDMDDRLRCRYIITDDHNIQKGRRKNGT, from the coding sequence ATGGAAACTAAAGCAGAACATTCACGGGAAGTTACCGGAGAGGATCTTTGTGTATATTACCAAACTCTTCGTTCTTCGTTTGGCGAGCGTGGATGGTGGCCTGCAGAAGGGTGGTTTGAGACCATAGTTGGTGCTGTACTTGCTCAAAATGTCTCATGGAATGGTGCATCACAGGCAGTTCAGGCACTAAAAGATGAAGGACTTCTAAATCCCAAACAAATTCTCTCGAGTCCTCAGGAAATCATCGCCGCCCATATCAAATCTTCACGATATTATAATCAGAAAGCAGAACGACTGCAGATATTTGCCAGGTTCTTTTTAGATCAGTATAATGGGGACATCGACCGGATGAACAGGGAGGATACTAATACCCTCCGCAGACTCCTTCTTGACCTCAAGGGATTCGGCCCTGAAACCGTTGACTCTATCCTGCTTTATGCCTGTAACAAACCGATCTTTGTTGTCGACGCGTACACCCGGAGGATAGGTTCAAGGATCGGATGGTTTACTAGAGATGAATCGTATCAGCAGATGCAGGACTATTTTACCTCAAGACTAAAACCAGATTCTGCCCTGTTCAATGATTTTCACGCCCAGATCGTATACCTGGGAAATTCTATCTGTAAAACCAGGCCACAATGTAATTCCTGCCCACTCCGGGATATGGATGATCGGCTCCGATGCAGGTATATCATCACTGATGACCATAATATCCAAAAGGGCAGAAGAAAAAATGGGACCTGA
- a CDS encoding DUF7544 domain-containing protein has translation MGPDIATVIDEALTRTWNLLWPLRPGVWIRLAIIALFLGGVVINPFKTDTGLSKITDISSPAAVSGYMDILITLAAGIIVTGAIYVMISSILQFIFVDCLSSGNIQLTRTMRLRWGKGIRLVGFYLVLLLVILITMIFLMIQILIPGMQGGYFDLIRFLILLIETLLISLIVLIPVWIIAILTGDFVVPVMIVDDSGIISGWNKTIRLFSGRWREAGIYTGLKILLIFVTGIILGIVIFLISIPLGLINMAISIGSGLTPDQGNSEIIMFGAGTGVMILISLFLLVPVITFFRYYSLAVLRDLDPDYNLLPE, from the coding sequence ATGGGACCTGATATAGCAACTGTCATCGATGAGGCATTAACCAGGACCTGGAATCTGCTTTGGCCTCTACGCCCTGGAGTCTGGATACGGCTTGCGATAATTGCACTCTTTCTTGGTGGAGTTGTAATTAATCCATTTAAAACTGACACAGGATTATCAAAAATTACAGATATTTCCAGCCCGGCTGCAGTCTCTGGTTATATGGATATCCTTATCACACTCGCTGCCGGGATAATTGTGACAGGAGCCATATATGTGATGATCAGTTCGATACTTCAGTTTATCTTTGTGGACTGTTTATCATCAGGTAATATCCAGCTCACCAGAACAATGCGGTTGCGGTGGGGAAAAGGGATCAGGCTCGTCGGATTTTATCTGGTTTTACTTCTGGTTATTCTAATAACCATGATCTTTTTAATGATCCAAATTCTTATTCCAGGCATGCAGGGAGGGTACTTTGATCTTATACGATTCTTGATCCTGCTGATAGAGACCTTGCTTATATCGCTCATTGTGCTCATCCCTGTGTGGATTATTGCCATTCTTACTGGTGACTTCGTCGTTCCTGTGATGATTGTCGATGATTCAGGCATTATTTCCGGATGGAACAAGACCATCAGACTCTTTTCAGGGCGATGGAGGGAGGCGGGAATCTACACAGGCCTTAAAATCCTACTCATCTTTGTTACCGGGATAATTCTTGGAATTGTCATCTTCCTGATTAGTATCCCTCTCGGCCTCATCAATATGGCGATTTCTATTGGTTCCGGGCTCACCCCAGACCAAGGCAATTCAGAAATCATTATGTTTGGAGCCGGTACCGGGGTAATGATTCTCATTTCCCTTTTTCTTCTGGTCCCAGTGATCACCTTCTTTAGATACTATTCTCTGGCAGTCCTTCGTGATCTTGACCCAGACTACAACCTTCTTCCTGAATGA
- a CDS encoding preprotein translocase subunit Sec61beta produces the protein MAKKAGGRLISSAGLVNYYDSEDRRAVHISPYVVLGVAVGVAVIIFAANLIKF, from the coding sequence ATGGCAAAGAAAGCGGGTGGAAGACTTATATCTTCTGCCGGTCTCGTCAATTATTATGACAGTGAAGACCGGCGGGCAGTCCATATCAGCCCCTATGTAGTGCTTGGTGTTGCAGTTGGTGTTGCAGTTATCATCTTCGCTGCTAACCTGATCAAATTCTAA
- the ppk1 gene encoding polyphosphate kinase 1, with protein sequence MNRDEPLLAEGKSLDNDSILQDPSYYINRELSWLQFNRHVLDEAKDKSHPLLERVKFLAIFSNNLDEFFMIRVSGLHRQLDEGVLKAPPDGLTPARILDKIYEDLFPLLEEQVTVWHDEIIPELREHGIVIHTYETLDEQQKRELRTYFIKEIFPVLTPLAFDKSHPFPFISNLALNLAIIVRERGGEEDLFARIKIPNKLFPRLLKIPGTDNGPRAPGGIELIFLEDVISSNLDLLFPGLEVRASYPFRVTRDADIEIEEDEADDLLTAVEESVGRRWVGVPSRIEVSSWMDQTVCGMMGEKLVKHPHMFYRIAGPIGMADLMCMLDLDRPDLKDAPFVPSIPKALENEKAIFNVIRSRDIMLFHPYESFQPVVNFLNQAAKDPDVLAIKMTLYRTGTRSPIVRALLDAREMGKAVSVVVELKARFDEENNIGWAKALEHAGVHVVFGIMGLKVHSKLCLVVRRERDGIVRYVHMGTGNYNASTARIYTDIGLFTANPEIGSDVSNLFNSLTGYSRYMAYNHLLVSPKYIRRGIISLIEREIKRQQEYRDGRIVLKLNAIQDEEMIQALYRASMAGVKIELQVRGICCLRPGIKGISDNISVSTIVGRFLEHSRIYYFHNGGDEIVLLGSSDLMPRNLNRRVEVLYPVLDSGIKKEIISEILPIHMRDTAKARVLGSDGIYHPRKSTNGDELINAQEWFLKHRGIWNQQAADEPEETGIERNGI encoded by the coding sequence ATGAATCGGGATGAGCCTCTTTTAGCTGAAGGAAAGAGCCTGGACAATGATAGTATCCTGCAAGATCCATCATACTACATCAACAGGGAGCTCTCCTGGCTCCAGTTCAACAGGCATGTGCTTGACGAGGCAAAAGACAAAAGTCATCCCCTGCTTGAACGGGTCAAATTCCTTGCTATCTTCTCAAATAATTTAGATGAATTCTTCATGATCAGGGTTTCAGGTCTACATCGCCAGCTTGACGAGGGTGTCCTTAAGGCCCCTCCTGACGGGCTTACACCGGCTCGAATTCTTGATAAGATTTATGAAGACCTTTTCCCCCTGCTTGAAGAACAGGTGACTGTCTGGCATGATGAAATCATACCAGAACTCAGAGAGCATGGAATTGTCATCCATACATACGAGACACTTGACGAACAGCAGAAACGTGAACTCAGAACATACTTCATCAAGGAGATATTCCCGGTTCTCACCCCCCTTGCATTTGATAAATCGCACCCATTTCCATTTATCTCAAACCTCGCACTCAATCTTGCAATCATTGTCAGGGAACGGGGGGGGGAGGAGGATCTCTTTGCCAGGATCAAAATTCCAAACAAACTCTTCCCACGACTTTTAAAGATCCCTGGTACTGATAATGGACCGAGGGCCCCGGGAGGAATAGAACTCATCTTCCTGGAAGACGTGATATCTTCAAATCTTGACCTTCTCTTTCCGGGTCTTGAAGTAAGGGCATCATACCCATTCAGGGTTACCCGTGATGCTGATATAGAGATAGAGGAGGATGAAGCCGACGATCTCCTGACTGCTGTTGAGGAATCAGTTGGAAGACGGTGGGTAGGTGTTCCTTCCAGAATTGAGGTCTCATCCTGGATGGACCAGACGGTCTGTGGTATGATGGGGGAGAAACTCGTTAAGCACCCGCATATGTTCTACAGGATCGCCGGCCCTATCGGGATGGCTGATCTTATGTGTATGCTTGACCTTGACCGGCCGGATCTAAAAGATGCCCCGTTTGTCCCAAGTATCCCGAAAGCCCTGGAAAATGAGAAGGCAATATTTAACGTCATTCGATCCCGGGATATAATGCTCTTTCACCCATACGAAAGCTTTCAGCCAGTAGTCAACTTTCTCAATCAGGCAGCAAAGGATCCAGATGTACTCGCCATAAAGATGACCCTGTACAGGACAGGGACCCGTTCTCCGATAGTGAGGGCTCTTTTAGATGCCAGGGAGATGGGAAAAGCTGTCTCTGTAGTTGTAGAACTTAAAGCCCGGTTTGACGAGGAGAACAACATCGGTTGGGCCAAAGCTCTGGAACATGCAGGTGTCCATGTTGTATTCGGGATTATGGGCCTGAAAGTTCACTCAAAACTTTGTCTGGTGGTCAGACGTGAACGGGACGGGATTGTAAGGTATGTCCATATGGGAACTGGCAACTACAACGCATCTACTGCCAGAATTTATACCGATATTGGCCTTTTCACCGCGAACCCGGAGATAGGATCTGATGTTTCAAACCTCTTCAACAGTCTGACCGGGTATTCGAGATACATGGCATACAATCACCTGCTGGTATCACCTAAGTACATTAGGCGTGGAATCATCTCACTCATCGAGCGCGAGATCAAGAGACAACAGGAATACCGTGATGGTCGCATTGTTCTGAAACTCAATGCCATCCAGGACGAGGAGATGATTCAAGCACTCTACCGTGCTTCTATGGCAGGCGTAAAAATCGAACTACAAGTCAGAGGTATCTGTTGCCTGCGGCCTGGCATTAAAGGAATATCAGACAACATTTCTGTAAGCACAATAGTAGGAAGGTTCCTTGAACATTCACGTATCTATTATTTCCATAATGGGGGGGATGAGATCGTTCTTCTTGGCAGTTCTGATCTCATGCCCAGGAACTTAAACCGCAGGGTTGAGGTTTTGTACCCAGTTCTTGATTCAGGGATAAAAAAGGAGATTATTTCTGAGATCTTACCAATCCACATGCGTGACACTGCAAAAGCCCGTGTTTTGGGATCTGACGGGATCTATCATCCCAGAAAATCAACAAACGGGGATGAGCTGATCAATGCACAGGAATGGTTCTTAAAGCACAGGGGGATTTGGAACCAACAGGCGGCAGATGAGCCTGAGGAGACAGGTATTGAACGCAATGGAATCTAG
- a CDS encoding ASKHA domain-containing protein encodes MTGKVTITFEPEGKMITDSPRSVLEISQNAGITLRSDCGGIGVCGKCRIQIAKKYGSISPPTDKELKFLTAEEIAQNIRLACQVKILSGTATIYIPKESRNEAREISGTALEGRISLSPVIQKVQCQLPRPSLEDTLPDLERLTIGVGRIFNQIPLSILTNLPAILRAAEWNITAVFCNNDLIALESGNTTTEMYGVAIDIGSSKIICHLVDLLNGVTIAEEHAENPQIMYGEDVVSRITFAAKNPKNLKKIQSLVIDTINALIIKMSEKAGIEKDKIYEIVFDGNTVMHHLFLGINPKFIGVSPFLPGLKSQVSFPSRDLGLEILPEGKVTSLPLIAGYVGSDAVADLMLTRIYEKSEYSLLIDIGTNSEIMVGNSEKILVCSAPSGPSFEGAHISAGMKAVGGAIETISIEDGKLNYTTIGNRKPKGICGSGIIDLVAELFSAGIITKNGKFTDLSHPRIIKRVVPEFLVVPKEETDTDRDITITEKDINEFLLAKGSLRAGWTILLEKFGISQSEISRIWLAGSFGTHINIENAMSLELIPQVDPDLVVLAGETAVGGSKIALLSGSERESIKKILMKVKYVELSVEKSFNREYLRSIPIYHAISSNSIL; translated from the coding sequence ATGACAGGTAAAGTTACCATTACCTTTGAACCAGAAGGGAAAATGATCACAGATTCCCCTCGATCAGTTCTAGAAATATCCCAAAACGCCGGTATCACATTAAGAAGTGATTGTGGTGGGATTGGAGTATGTGGGAAATGCCGGATTCAAATCGCAAAAAAATACGGATCTATTTCACCACCAACAGATAAAGAACTGAAATTTCTGACAGCAGAAGAAATAGCACAAAATATCAGGCTTGCATGCCAGGTAAAAATTCTGTCAGGGACTGCCACGATTTATATACCGAAGGAAAGCCGAAACGAGGCACGTGAAATATCTGGCACCGCATTAGAAGGTAGAATCAGCCTTTCACCAGTTATACAAAAAGTTCAATGTCAACTCCCCCGGCCATCTCTAGAAGACACATTACCGGATCTTGAACGACTCACAATTGGAGTCGGGAGAATTTTCAACCAGATTCCATTATCGATCCTAACAAATCTGCCGGCAATCCTCCGAGCTGCTGAATGGAATATTACGGCCGTCTTCTGCAATAATGATCTCATTGCCCTTGAGTCCGGAAACACAACAACAGAAATGTATGGAGTTGCCATCGATATTGGCTCCTCCAAGATCATCTGTCATCTTGTAGATCTCTTAAATGGGGTTACAATCGCAGAAGAACATGCAGAAAACCCGCAGATAATGTATGGAGAAGATGTAGTTTCACGGATTACCTTTGCAGCAAAAAACCCGAAAAATCTTAAAAAAATCCAATCCCTTGTAATCGATACAATTAATGCGCTAATCATAAAGATGTCAGAAAAAGCGGGGATTGAAAAGGATAAAATCTATGAGATTGTCTTTGACGGAAATACAGTAATGCACCATCTCTTTCTGGGAATTAATCCTAAATTCATAGGTGTCTCTCCTTTTCTCCCGGGATTAAAATCTCAGGTCAGTTTTCCATCACGTGATCTTGGTCTTGAAATTCTTCCTGAAGGCAAAGTCACCTCACTTCCACTTATTGCTGGTTATGTTGGATCAGATGCAGTGGCTGATCTCATGCTTACCAGAATATATGAAAAATCTGAATATAGTCTTCTGATAGATATCGGGACTAACTCAGAGATAATGGTAGGAAACTCGGAAAAAATCCTCGTATGTTCTGCTCCCTCTGGACCTTCATTTGAAGGTGCTCATATAAGTGCCGGGATGAAAGCTGTTGGAGGAGCAATTGAGACTATCTCAATAGAGGATGGAAAACTCAACTACACAACCATTGGTAACCGAAAACCCAAAGGGATATGCGGTAGCGGAATTATTGATCTTGTTGCTGAATTGTTTTCTGCTGGAATCATTACAAAGAATGGAAAATTTACTGACCTTTCTCATCCCAGGATAATAAAAAGAGTAGTTCCTGAATTTCTGGTAGTTCCAAAAGAAGAGACAGATACAGATCGGGATATAACGATCACAGAAAAGGATATTAATGAATTTTTGCTCGCAAAAGGATCTCTCCGGGCAGGATGGACAATCCTGTTAGAAAAATTTGGTATCTCCCAATCAGAAATCTCCAGAATATGGCTGGCTGGTTCTTTTGGAACTCATATCAATATTGAAAATGCGATGAGCCTTGAACTTATCCCACAAGTTGACCCTGATCTGGTAGTCCTTGCAGGTGAGACTGCAGTAGGGGGATCAAAAATCGCCTTACTATCGGGTTCAGAGCGAGAATCAATTAAAAAAATCCTCATGAAGGTCAAATATGTAGAATTATCAGTGGAAAAATCGTTCAATAGAGAGTACTTACGGTCTATCCCGATATATCATGCAATCAGTTCAAATTCCATTTTATAA
- a CDS encoding cobalamin B12-binding domain-containing protein, which translates to MTNLNEDFINALVDLDETTCIDLLNQRIAAKENPMNILEDVRKSTDIVGKRFEEGRYFVSDLMMAGEILSQIMVILKPLFGEHKIASKGLIVVGTVQGDVHDIGKNIVAALLEAEGFDVVDIGVDQPPEEFVKAIREHHPKVVSLSGLLTEAIESMKTTIEAIKAAGLRDQVKIVIGGGRCDEEAREYTTADAWADDAAVGVRKIKELAGV; encoded by the coding sequence ATGACTAATTTAAATGAAGATTTTATCAATGCCCTTGTTGATCTTGATGAAACAACATGTATAGACCTCCTTAATCAGCGAATCGCTGCAAAGGAAAATCCTATGAATATCCTCGAAGATGTTCGAAAATCAACTGACATTGTAGGCAAAAGATTCGAGGAAGGCAGGTATTTTGTTTCAGATCTGATGATGGCAGGCGAAATTCTCTCCCAGATTATGGTGATATTAAAGCCTCTCTTTGGAGAACATAAAATTGCCAGTAAAGGTTTGATCGTAGTCGGAACTGTGCAGGGGGATGTGCATGACATCGGAAAAAATATTGTTGCTGCCCTCCTTGAAGCCGAAGGCTTTGATGTAGTGGACATTGGTGTAGATCAACCACCTGAAGAATTTGTAAAAGCTATCAGGGAACATCATCCGAAGGTCGTGAGTTTGAGTGGGCTTTTAACCGAGGCTATTGAATCGATGAAAACTACTATTGAAGCAATCAAGGCAGCCGGGCTCAGAGATCAGGTTAAGATTGTCATTGGTGGTGGAAGATGTGATGAGGAGGCTCGGGAATATACCACGGCTGATGCATGGGCTGATGATGCAGCGGTTGGTGTAAGGAAGATCAAAGAACTGGCAGGAGTGTGA
- a CDS encoding tetrahydromethanopterin S-methyltransferase subunit H family protein codes for MFLFQAEQKKYEIAGVKIGGQPGEVPTTLVGSIFYSRHKIVHDERAGIFDKEAADALIKKQAELGDKTGNPALLDIVGSTPEAIKKYIDFVAAASEKPFLIDSPSADVKIAAVEYVKEAGLQDRMIYNSVSIETKDAELDALKKNGTQAVILLAYTKKITSSTERVAVVERFAPQLANLGVSKIFVDTFVMDVPSLTPSGKAAIEIKNRFGLPCGSAAHNAISTWSGVKNLFGKDAVKSADIVANLMPVILGSDFLLYGPVEDSAYVFPAVYTIDTSYRYAYRMKEYITL; via the coding sequence ATGTTTTTATTTCAAGCCGAACAGAAAAAATACGAAATTGCCGGAGTTAAAATTGGAGGGCAACCAGGAGAGGTACCGACTACTCTGGTTGGAAGCATATTTTATTCCCGTCATAAAATTGTTCATGACGAAAGGGCAGGGATTTTTGATAAGGAAGCTGCTGATGCGTTAATTAAAAAACAGGCAGAACTTGGTGATAAAACCGGAAATCCAGCACTCCTTGATATCGTGGGTTCAACACCTGAAGCAATCAAAAAATATATCGACTTTGTGGCAGCAGCAAGTGAAAAGCCATTTCTTATCGATTCTCCAAGTGCAGATGTAAAAATCGCTGCTGTTGAATACGTAAAAGAAGCCGGTCTGCAAGACCGGATGATATACAACTCCGTATCGATTGAGACGAAAGATGCTGAATTGGATGCACTTAAAAAGAATGGAACACAAGCGGTAATTCTACTTGCATATACGAAAAAAATAACGAGTTCAACAGAGCGGGTGGCCGTGGTTGAACGATTTGCACCACAACTCGCTAATTTAGGAGTCTCAAAGATTTTTGTTGATACTTTTGTTATGGATGTTCCAAGCCTCACTCCATCAGGAAAAGCAGCAATCGAAATAAAAAACAGGTTTGGCCTTCCCTGTGGCTCAGCAGCACATAATGCAATATCAACCTGGTCAGGTGTGAAGAATTTATTTGGGAAAGATGCAGTGAAATCTGCTGACATTGTTGCAAACCTCATGCCAGTAATTCTTGGTTCAGATTTCCTCCTCTATGGACCAGTAGAAGATAGTGCCTACGTTTTTCCAGCGGTTTATACGATAGACACCTCATATAGGTATGCCTACCGGATGAAGGAATACATCACATTGTAA
- a CDS encoding coenzyme F420-0:L-glutamate ligase yields the protein MDSSISVTGLKGLPLIQKGDDIAALICNTVRLLDGDILCIATTIVSKANGYSRLLEDVIPGEQACSIASVTGEDPRFLQVVLDQAVDIIIETPFTLTSLPCGHVGVRSGVDASNVEHGYAVYLPPDPMGEASRIAERIREISGVSCRVILTDTCGRAFRRGQTGHAIGWSGMTAIRDFRGDCDLFGKVLEITEEAVIDEIAGFSNFVMGESNNGVPVVLFRGCPAWSGHDEMYFTKQEDIIRRSLQKEKC from the coding sequence ATGGATTCTTCAATTTCTGTAACCGGCCTTAAAGGATTACCTCTCATACAAAAAGGGGACGATATTGCAGCATTGATCTGCAACACTGTCAGGCTTTTAGATGGTGACATACTTTGTATAGCCACCACGATTGTCTCCAAAGCAAACGGGTACTCCCGGCTACTTGAAGACGTCATTCCGGGAGAACAGGCATGCTCTATTGCATCAGTTACCGGTGAAGATCCAAGATTTCTCCAGGTCGTTCTCGATCAGGCCGTTGATATTATTATCGAGACTCCTTTCACGTTGACATCTCTTCCCTGTGGGCATGTAGGGGTCAGGTCAGGGGTTGATGCAAGTAATGTTGAACATGGCTATGCTGTCTATCTCCCACCTGATCCGATGGGCGAAGCTTCACGGATAGCTGAAAGAATTCGTGAAATATCAGGAGTTTCCTGTAGGGTTATCCTGACAGATACCTGTGGTCGTGCATTCAGGCGTGGGCAGACCGGCCATGCAATTGGATGGAGCGGTATGACTGCAATTAGAGATTTTAGAGGTGATTGTGATCTCTTTGGAAAAGTACTTGAGATCACAGAAGAAGCAGTGATCGATGAGATAGCCGGATTCTCTAACTTTGTGATGGGTGAGAGTAATAATGGAGTTCCTGTTGTACTATTCAGGGGCTGCCCTGCGTGGTCTGGCCACGATGAAATGTACTTCACAAAGCAGGAGGACATCATCAGACGTTCACTCCAAAAAGAAAAGTGTTAG
- a CDS encoding amidohydrolase family protein — translation MDEKFYSGMAILGEPLAPRPVTIVVRNGIIDKIEDEKHVPNRWICPAFFNAHTHLGDTVAMDLPCSGDLESLVTPPSGLKHRILVETPPDLLTNGMKSSVRSMVRCGTAGFVDFREGGVAGVSFLREACKDLPCRPVILGREGGERISDGAGISSARDINSYAEIVTRMRRDGKLVAFHAGEKDGSDIDAALACEPDLLVHCTHAAPSQIRAIADAGIPIVICPRSNFLLKVTGSADHPPVREMIKQGVRILIGTDNAMFVQPDIMHEISFAHTIYQIPPVDLLDSATTGFDAAGINHSIKEGNPVNFNIFDISDSNLQFSHDPVASIVKRSPADRICARVFYIESKLIEQPLGGGPHV, via the coding sequence ATGGATGAGAAGTTCTATAGTGGAATGGCAATCCTTGGTGAGCCACTTGCTCCACGTCCTGTTACCATTGTTGTCAGGAACGGTATAATCGATAAGATAGAGGATGAGAAGCATGTCCCAAACCGATGGATCTGTCCGGCATTCTTTAACGCACATACTCATCTTGGTGACACAGTTGCAATGGATCTTCCCTGTTCAGGTGATCTTGAGTCTCTTGTTACCCCTCCGAGTGGTCTTAAACACAGGATTCTGGTAGAAACTCCTCCGGATCTTCTAACTAATGGAATGAAAAGTTCTGTCAGATCCATGGTTCGATGTGGTACTGCAGGATTTGTTGATTTCAGGGAAGGAGGTGTGGCAGGAGTGTCATTCCTCCGGGAGGCATGCAAAGATCTCCCATGCCGGCCGGTTATCCTTGGTCGGGAAGGTGGCGAAAGAATCAGCGATGGTGCAGGTATCAGTAGTGCCCGGGATATCAATTCGTATGCAGAAATAGTCACCCGGATGAGACGAGACGGAAAACTGGTAGCCTTTCATGCCGGTGAAAAAGATGGTAGTGATATCGATGCTGCCCTTGCATGTGAACCTGACCTTCTGGTACATTGTACCCATGCGGCACCCTCTCAGATAAGAGCAATTGCTGATGCCGGAATACCTATAGTTATCTGCCCGCGGTCTAACTTTCTCCTCAAAGTAACCGGTTCAGCAGATCACCCTCCGGTACGTGAGATGATTAAGCAGGGTGTTCGCATCCTTATCGGCACGGATAATGCCATGTTTGTTCAACCAGACATTATGCATGAGATTTCATTTGCACATACGATCTATCAAATCCCCCCTGTAGACCTCCTTGATTCTGCCACAACTGGTTTTGATGCTGCGGGAATAAATCACTCAATTAAGGAAGGAAATCCAGTAAATTTCAATATTTTTGATATTTCAGATTCTAATTTGCAATTCTCCCACGATCCTGTTGCAAGCATTGTAAAACGGTCTCCTGCTGACCGAATCTGCGCAAGAGTTTTTTATATAGAATCGAAATTAATTGAACAGCCTTTAGGAGGGGGACCACATGTATAA